GATTTTAATGCAGTGCAGGGTGATTCTTTAATTGTTCGCAATCCGCGTTCAACTTGTGATAGCCTCCCTAACTTTCCGGACCAAGATACGCTCTATATAGACAGCCTCTCTCAGGATACTTTTAACCAACTTATCTTTGATCGTTACCACCTAAGTTCTGGCAGCTTTGAGTCTTTTCGATTCGATCCTGTCATCAAATACATAGGTAGTTTTGAGAGTTTTCATCCCGAGGTCTCTGAAACGACCTGTCCTCTGCCCATTGATGGCTATGTTCATAAACAGCTATTTTTCTATCAGGACAGTCTTCGTGGCCGACTAGTTTTTAGCGAAAACTATAATGATACCCTTGTTGATAACATCATCAGCAATATTTTCAGAACGGAGTCGGGAATTTCGGCAGCAAAAGAAGTGCGGGTATTTCCGAATCCAGCGCAGGATGAGCTTTGGCTAGATATAGCGCTAAATGGCGCATTGAATCTTAGCATTTATAATTTGGCGGGGCAGGAAGTTCGTCATTTTCAGCTGCATCAAAATCACTTTTCTATTCGAGACTTGCCCAAGGGCATGTACATCTTACATTTGCGAACAGATGATCAACAGTTTTATCAAACTAAATTTGTGAAACAATAGCTTGGTTGAAGAATGTC
This genomic interval from Saprospira grandis contains the following:
- a CDS encoding T9SS type A sorting domain-containing protein — protein: MRYLLLFLTLFTFFNVTKAQQLDTVGWCPPGATWVYSVSAWGPDSYLKYTYEKDTLLLNQAVKKIALSRVNYIGPTVGQGRSESQIGYEYEYMSNDSLYFYDPTSNSFILKFDFNAVQGDSLIVRNPRSTCDSLPNFPDQDTLYIDSLSQDTFNQLIFDRYHLSSGSFESFRFDPVIKYIGSFESFHPEVSETTCPLPIDGYVHKQLFFYQDSLRGRLVFSENYNDTLVDNIISNIFRTESGISAAKEVRVFPNPAQDELWLDIALNGALNLSIYNLAGQEVRHFQLHQNHFSIRDLPKGMYILHLRTDDQQFYQTKFVKQ